A part of Streptomyces sp. NBC_01235 genomic DNA contains:
- a CDS encoding tetratricopeptide repeat protein, whose product MSEITDFDSLRRAMAENGEQPEGPARNARAERLLLEAEKLNIPLAVIEALGHQLKVYNYSSEKAKMFVPFARLLRLWDERPEDFDDYETHSLHWVFKWVSAGMLDQPHVPLASVEKWLGEMEHRYRLAGHSERAVRSAEFSVAAHVGDVERAERAFAAWLAADRDTMADCHACELHGQGWWQAERGRDAEALEVWAPVLEGEYTCAHEPHTVLASSLVPLLRLGRLEEARAHHLRGFRLVRPMESMRGAYADHVEFCALTGNEARGLELLAERPAYFTDEGHPRSRLEFLSVVVLLMERLAELGLGGQRVPGAAGREWTADALAVHARAEALALAARFDERNGTAYVSERARARMAQRPLVERLPLGVRAARPASAVVAVALTAPAPAQEDGEPDLSALLVEARRLSDTLRPHAVEAWARVARLAEETEGVELQARDRAEIADHAAIGLGAEGAETFEQAAELYARAGDPGEALAARARAAYVRALAGEVDEALAAVADPYDLVLALYADGGTEVPQAAGVLMGRARILMRRVHEADGPVADTVLREAEAAVRELLALVDGRAGNDVRLAARVAEGHAMLAELATHSGDPEAGAELFARAAAEFVEAGLPWFAVEYEARLAGLAHQLGDMVEAERALRAALEHGGPFLEAVGRSQLHLQLAEVVGGRGQADEAAEHALEAAHWADEAGAGPTFGAWARHQLGGFLVRLGRWAEAAEVLESALADLTAETHGDGAVVQTQWWLGDCLSELGEHRDAAERRLEAAEIARHWPEQHDHATLAHLAAESLGQAGLHTEADQAYARAGELWRGLGNVHGLVRSLRARAWLALRTEGGPDTARDLMTRAVEECADAFDAAEDDEARLRLVAELGHTHRQFGDLLARSAAEDADDDSIRAALDEALCQMAEAVAVFVALGDSTLHARTGAELAAGWLETDLGRPTAAAARARAVLRAYADSDGGAGAGADGGDQEEDATVRSRRAEAEQLLQVAEEQKDR is encoded by the coding sequence ATGAGTGAGATCACGGACTTCGACTCCCTCCGCCGGGCGATGGCGGAGAACGGCGAACAGCCGGAGGGGCCGGCTCGCAACGCGCGCGCGGAGCGGCTGTTGCTGGAGGCGGAGAAGCTGAACATCCCGCTTGCCGTGATCGAGGCGCTCGGGCACCAGCTGAAGGTCTACAACTACAGCTCCGAGAAGGCGAAGATGTTCGTCCCGTTCGCGCGGCTGCTGCGCCTGTGGGACGAGCGGCCCGAGGACTTCGACGACTACGAGACGCACTCGCTGCACTGGGTCTTCAAGTGGGTGTCGGCCGGGATGCTCGACCAGCCGCATGTGCCGCTGGCGTCGGTGGAGAAGTGGCTCGGCGAGATGGAGCACCGCTACCGGCTCGCCGGGCACTCCGAGCGGGCGGTGCGCAGCGCCGAGTTCAGCGTGGCCGCGCACGTGGGGGACGTGGAACGGGCCGAGCGGGCGTTCGCCGCCTGGCTGGCGGCGGACCGGGACACCATGGCCGACTGTCACGCGTGCGAGCTGCACGGGCAGGGCTGGTGGCAGGCGGAGCGCGGCCGTGACGCGGAGGCGCTGGAGGTGTGGGCGCCGGTCCTGGAGGGCGAGTACACGTGCGCGCACGAGCCGCACACCGTGCTCGCGTCGTCCCTGGTGCCGCTGCTGCGGCTGGGCCGTCTGGAGGAGGCCCGAGCGCACCATCTGCGGGGTTTCCGGCTGGTGCGGCCCATGGAGAGCATGCGGGGCGCCTACGCCGACCACGTCGAGTTCTGCGCGCTCACCGGCAACGAGGCACGGGGCCTGGAGCTGCTCGCGGAGCGGCCGGCGTACTTCACGGACGAGGGGCATCCGCGCAGCAGGCTGGAGTTCCTGAGCGTCGTGGTGCTGCTCATGGAGCGCCTGGCCGAGCTCGGGCTGGGAGGTCAGCGGGTGCCCGGGGCGGCCGGGCGGGAGTGGACGGCCGACGCACTCGCCGTGCACGCGCGCGCGGAGGCCCTCGCGCTGGCCGCGCGGTTCGACGAGCGCAACGGCACGGCGTACGTCAGCGAGCGGGCCCGCGCGCGTATGGCGCAGCGTCCTCTGGTGGAACGGTTGCCCCTGGGAGTGCGGGCGGCTCGCCCGGCCTCCGCCGTGGTCGCTGTGGCTCTAACGGCGCCCGCTCCGGCCCAGGAGGACGGCGAACCGGACCTGTCGGCCCTGCTCGTCGAGGCCCGGCGGCTGTCGGACACCCTTCGGCCGCACGCCGTCGAGGCGTGGGCGCGGGTGGCGCGGCTGGCCGAGGAGACGGAGGGCGTGGAACTGCAGGCGCGTGACCGCGCGGAGATCGCCGACCACGCGGCGATCGGTCTGGGCGCCGAGGGGGCCGAAACGTTCGAGCAGGCCGCCGAGCTGTACGCGCGGGCGGGCGACCCCGGAGAGGCTCTGGCCGCACGCGCGCGTGCGGCGTACGTCCGTGCCCTGGCCGGTGAGGTCGACGAGGCACTCGCGGCGGTCGCCGACCCGTACGACCTGGTCCTCGCGCTGTACGCCGACGGGGGCACGGAGGTGCCGCAGGCGGCGGGCGTGCTGATGGGTCGGGCACGGATCCTGATGCGGCGCGTCCACGAGGCCGACGGGCCGGTGGCGGACACGGTTCTGAGGGAGGCCGAGGCTGCCGTACGGGAGCTGCTGGCGCTGGTGGACGGGCGGGCCGGGAACGACGTACGGCTGGCCGCCCGGGTCGCCGAGGGGCACGCGATGCTCGCGGAGCTCGCGACGCACTCCGGGGACCCGGAGGCGGGCGCGGAGCTGTTCGCGCGGGCCGCGGCCGAGTTCGTCGAGGCGGGTCTGCCGTGGTTCGCCGTGGAGTACGAGGCCCGGCTGGCCGGTCTCGCCCACCAGTTGGGCGACATGGTGGAGGCGGAGCGGGCGCTGCGGGCGGCCCTGGAGCACGGCGGACCGTTCCTGGAGGCGGTGGGGCGGTCCCAGCTGCACCTCCAGCTCGCCGAGGTCGTCGGGGGCCGGGGGCAGGCCGACGAGGCCGCGGAGCACGCCCTGGAAGCGGCGCACTGGGCCGACGAGGCGGGCGCGGGCCCGACGTTCGGCGCGTGGGCGCGGCACCAGCTCGGCGGGTTCCTGGTGCGGCTGGGCCGCTGGGCCGAGGCCGCGGAGGTTCTGGAGTCGGCGCTCGCGGACCTGACCGCCGAGACGCACGGCGACGGCGCGGTCGTCCAGACGCAGTGGTGGCTCGGTGACTGTCTGAGCGAGCTCGGGGAACACCGGGACGCCGCCGAGCGCCGGCTCGAGGCCGCCGAGATCGCCCGGCACTGGCCCGAGCAGCACGACCACGCGACCCTCGCCCACCTGGCCGCCGAGTCGCTCGGCCAGGCCGGCCTGCACACCGAGGCGGACCAGGCCTACGCGCGCGCGGGCGAGCTGTGGCGCGGCCTCGGCAACGTCCACGGACTGGTCCGCTCCCTGCGCGCCCGCGCGTGGCTGGCGTTGCGCACGGAGGGCGGGCCGGACACGGCACGTGACCTGATGACGCGTGCCGTGGAGGAGTGCGCGGACGCGTTCGACGCGGCGGAGGACGACGAGGCGCGCCTGCGGCTCGTCGCCGAACTCGGTCACACCCACCGCCAGTTCGGGGACCTGCTGGCCCGTTCCGCCGCCGAGGACGCCGACGACGACTCGATCCGGGCCGCGTTGGACGAGGCGCTCTGCCAGATGGCGGAGGCCGTCGCGGTGTTCGTCGCCCTGGGCGACAGCACCCTGCACGCCCGGACGGGTGCCGAGCTGGCCGCCGGCTGGCTGGAGACCGACCTGGGCCGGCCCACGGCGGCGGCGGCACGCGCGCGTGCGGTGCTGAGGGCTTACGCCGATTCCGACGGCGGTGCGGGTGCCGGTGCCGACGGGGGCGACCAGGAGGAGGACGCGACGGTGCGGTCGCGGCGGGCCGAGGCGGAGCAGTTGTTGCAGGTGGCGGAGGAACAGAAGGATCGTTGA
- a CDS encoding HSP90 family protein, translated as MDSQTSQSSQASPSPHTFQVDLRGLVDLLSHHLYSSPRVYLRELLQNAVDAITARRTEEPDAPARVRLFAADGRLRVEDSGVGLTEADVHSLLATIGRSSKRAEGLQDVRSDFLGQFGIGLLACFVVAERIRVVSRSARTPDAPPVEWTARDDGSYTVRTLPHEERPEPGTTVHLVARAGAGEWLTEPRVLQLARDFGSLLPYDVRVGDEAVTDLPAPWDRAYPSPANRRVALARHCHEQFGFTPLDSVELDVPLAGIRGVAYVLPSAVSPAQRAGHRVHLKGMLLTERGEQLLPDWAFFVRCVLDTDSLRPTASRESLYEDETLAGVREALGERIRSWLTGLAAGDPERLAAFLAVHHLGVKSLARHDKEMLRTMLPWLPFETTDGRLSLEEFAQRHPLVHFTRTVEEYRQVAPIASAQGVGVINGGYTYDSELVEALPSVRPGTVVAELDADTVTAHLDAVDPADELALTGFLAAARAKLDPLGCDVALRAFHPLSVPALHLDDRAARHEQARAEAEAQADDLWAGILGSLRGSAPRARLVLNHLNPLIRRISSLNDPELIGTATESLYGQALLMAQRPLRPADSALLNRAFIGLLEWATHGESAQGESTEGQGATDE; from the coding sequence ATGGACTCCCAGACCTCACAGTCATCCCAGGCATCCCCGTCACCTCACACGTTCCAGGTCGACCTGCGCGGTCTGGTGGACCTGCTGTCCCATCACCTCTACTCCAGTCCCAGGGTCTACCTGCGCGAGCTGCTGCAGAACGCCGTGGACGCCATCACCGCCCGGCGGACCGAGGAGCCCGACGCCCCGGCGCGGGTGCGCCTGTTCGCGGCGGACGGCCGGCTGCGGGTGGAGGACTCCGGCGTCGGGCTCACCGAGGCCGACGTGCACAGCCTGCTGGCCACCATCGGGCGCAGTTCCAAGCGTGCCGAGGGGCTGCAGGACGTCCGTTCGGACTTCCTCGGGCAGTTCGGCATCGGGCTGCTGGCCTGCTTCGTGGTCGCCGAGCGGATCCGCGTGGTCAGCCGCAGCGCCCGTACGCCGGACGCGCCGCCCGTGGAGTGGACGGCGCGCGACGACGGGTCGTACACCGTGCGGACGCTGCCCCACGAGGAGCGGCCCGAGCCGGGAACCACCGTGCATCTGGTGGCGCGGGCCGGTGCCGGGGAGTGGCTCACCGAGCCGCGGGTCCTGCAACTGGCCCGGGACTTCGGCTCACTGCTGCCGTACGACGTCCGGGTCGGCGACGAGGCGGTCACGGATCTGCCCGCGCCCTGGGACCGGGCGTACCCCTCCCCCGCCAACCGGCGGGTGGCGCTGGCCCGGCACTGTCATGAGCAGTTCGGGTTCACGCCGTTGGACTCGGTCGAGCTGGACGTGCCGCTGGCGGGGATCCGCGGGGTGGCGTACGTGCTGCCGTCGGCGGTCAGCCCGGCGCAGCGCGCTGGTCACCGGGTGCACCTCAAGGGCATGCTGCTGACCGAGCGGGGCGAACAGCTGCTGCCCGACTGGGCGTTCTTCGTGCGCTGCGTCCTGGACACCGACAGTCTGCGGCCGACGGCCTCGCGGGAGTCGCTGTACGAGGACGAGACGCTGGCCGGGGTGCGGGAGGCGCTGGGGGAACGGATCCGGTCGTGGTTGACGGGTCTGGCCGCCGGTGATCCGGAGCGGCTCGCGGCTTTCCTGGCGGTGCACCACCTGGGCGTGAAGTCCCTGGCGCGGCACGACAAGGAGATGCTGCGCACGATGCTGCCGTGGCTGCCCTTCGAGACGACCGACGGACGGCTGTCGCTGGAGGAGTTCGCGCAGCGGCACCCGCTGGTGCACTTCACGCGGACCGTGGAGGAGTACCGGCAGGTGGCGCCGATCGCGTCCGCGCAGGGCGTCGGGGTGATCAACGGCGGTTACACGTACGACAGCGAGCTGGTCGAGGCGCTGCCGTCGGTGCGGCCGGGGACGGTCGTCGCCGAGCTGGACGCGGACACCGTGACCGCGCACCTGGACGCCGTCGACCCGGCCGACGAGCTGGCGCTGACGGGCTTCCTGGCGGCCGCGCGGGCGAAGCTCGACCCGCTGGGCTGTGACGTCGCCCTACGGGCCTTCCACCCGTTGTCGGTGCCCGCGCTGCATCTCGACGACCGGGCGGCCCGGCACGAGCAGGCGCGCGCGGAGGCGGAGGCGCAGGCCGACGATCTGTGGGCGGGCATCCTGGGCTCGCTGCGCGGGAGCGCCCCGCGCGCGCGTCTGGTGCTCAACCATCTCAACCCGCTGATCCGGCGGATCAGTTCGTTGAACGATCCTGAACTGATCGGCACCGCCACGGAGTCGCTGTACGGGCAGGCGCTGCTGATGGCGCAGCGCCCGCTGCGGCCCGCGGACTCGGCGCTGCTGAACCGGGCGTTCATCGGTCTCCTGGAGTGGGCCACGCACGGGGAGTCCGCACAGGGGGAGTCGACAGAGGGACAGGGGGCCACCGATGAGTGA